A single region of the Polymorphum gilvum SL003B-26A1 genome encodes:
- a CDS encoding GntR family transcriptional regulator: MGTRTGANDARPGEQPIRHLARDHVEQSVRRALLTGRFIPGKAVTLRGLALELGVSPMPVREVIQRLAAENALNVRPNGRVQVPEMTRARFDEILKGRLLLEPELAVMALGNLSRADARDLERLDLAIDASIASGDAEDYMRQNYQFHFHIYGASGSEVLLPLTESLWLQFAPYMRTVYGRVGTANLIDWHKEAIRAIRDQDAPALAEAIAADIREGMGIIGRNGLVDA, from the coding sequence TTGGGAACCCGCACCGGCGCAAATGACGCCCGACCGGGCGAGCAGCCGATCCGCCACCTCGCGCGCGATCACGTCGAGCAGAGCGTGCGGCGCGCGCTGCTGACCGGACGGTTCATTCCCGGCAAGGCGGTGACGCTGCGCGGCCTCGCGCTGGAACTGGGCGTCAGCCCCATGCCCGTGCGCGAGGTGATCCAGCGGCTGGCGGCGGAAAACGCGCTCAACGTGCGCCCCAACGGCCGCGTACAGGTACCGGAAATGACCCGGGCACGGTTCGACGAAATCCTCAAGGGGCGCCTTCTGCTGGAACCGGAACTGGCGGTCATGGCGCTCGGGAACCTGTCCCGAGCGGATGCGCGCGACCTCGAACGGCTCGACCTTGCGATCGACGCCAGCATCGCGAGCGGCGATGCCGAGGACTACATGCGGCAGAACTACCAGTTCCACTTCCACATCTACGGGGCCTCCGGATCGGAAGTGCTGCTGCCCCTGACCGAAAGCCTGTGGCTGCAGTTCGCCCCCTACATGCGGACGGTCTACGGCCGGGTCGGCACCGCCAATCTGATCGACTGGCACAAGGAGGCGATCCGCGCGATCCGCGATCAGGATGCGCCGGCGCTGGCGGAAGCGATCGCCGCAGACATCCGCGAGGGCATGGGCATCATCGGCCGGAACGGTCTGGTCGACGCCTGA